Proteins from a single region of Paenibacillus sp. BIHB 4019:
- a CDS encoding anti-sigma-F factor Fin family protein produces MAVNYICKHCRTPIGTIAGGDGITEQQLGFDFLTLEERSDIITYDQHGDVTVKVICDYCREALEANPELNLIASPLQ; encoded by the coding sequence ATGGCTGTAAACTATATTTGCAAACACTGCCGTACGCCTATAGGGACAATTGCAGGCGGGGACGGAATTACCGAGCAGCAGCTGGGGTTCGATTTCTTGACCCTTGAAGAGCGCAGCGATATAATTACGTATGACCAGCACGGAGACGTGACGGTTAAGGTGATTTGCGATTATTGCCGGGAAGCGCTGGAGGCGAATCCCGAGCTGAACTTGATCGCGAGCCCGTTGCAATAG
- the pth gene encoding aminoacyl-tRNA hydrolase yields MKWIVGLGNPGSQYQGTRHNVGFMVIDELARRWGIQVTQSKCKALIGEGNVNGTKVVLIKPMTYMNLSGESVRSFIDYFKSDVTEGLVVYDDLDTEVGRIRLRFQGGPGGHNGIKSLIAHLGTQTFDRIRMGITRPQPGGNIADYVLSNFPKSEQEQLKTMIDQACDAAEFSLKASFEETMAKFNR; encoded by the coding sequence ATGAAATGGATTGTGGGACTCGGCAACCCTGGATCGCAATATCAGGGGACGAGGCACAACGTTGGATTTATGGTTATAGATGAGCTTGCACGGCGTTGGGGCATCCAAGTGACGCAAAGCAAATGCAAGGCGCTGATTGGCGAGGGCAATGTAAATGGAACGAAGGTTGTGCTGATCAAGCCGATGACGTATATGAATTTATCAGGAGAATCGGTGCGTTCGTTCATCGATTATTTTAAGTCCGATGTGACCGAAGGGCTCGTCGTTTACGATGATCTCGATACGGAGGTTGGGCGTATCCGTCTTCGTTTCCAAGGCGGGCCAGGCGGGCATAACGGTATTAAATCGCTGATTGCGCATTTGGGCACGCAGACATTTGACCGGATTCGCATGGGGATTACACGTCCGCAGCCCGGCGGCAACATTGCCGACTATGTGCTGTCCAATTTTCCAAAAAGCGAGCAGGAGCAGCTAAAAACGATGATTGATCAAGCCTGCGATGCGGCGGAGTTCTCGCTGAAAGCGTCGTTCGAGGAAACGATGGCGAAGTTTAATCGCTAG
- a CDS encoding WG repeat-containing protein produces the protein MRLFRTLWMFAIITSLITGTVSASSADGTVSQKETKPAAEARNYLYLIKKDGKYGYINQTGKIVIEPVYDGGSRSFSFKPNEPVQVTDNKQKKIIYFSAEGTKLFECPQERCVGIMQNERVIYTEKIEGADGKLQKRYGYLNAKGEKITEPIFHKAREFSEGLAIVTMGKGSGYINTAGELVIPYQFSSSANFSDGMAVVGYLKKSKDGISIKYGFIDKTGKLVIPARYNYADSFTDGAARVSSEDTYGFINKSGEFLFEPNYTAVQPFSEGLAYVERNGKSFFVDKQGKRATMNVSSSGPFSNGLAPVQAGSSFGYINQQGAYAIKPAAAYSYAEPFRGELAVVELRENAKMKTPAMKAYINKTGAIVWNNIEDVKWQS, from the coding sequence ATGCGATTATTTCGTACATTATGGATGTTTGCTATCATCACCAGCCTGATTACAGGCACGGTTTCTGCCAGCAGTGCGGATGGCACAGTCTCGCAAAAGGAGACGAAACCAGCGGCTGAAGCCCGCAATTATTTGTATTTAATCAAGAAGGATGGCAAATACGGCTACATCAATCAAACCGGGAAAATCGTCATTGAGCCCGTATACGACGGCGGTTCACGTTCCTTTTCCTTTAAACCGAATGAGCCAGTCCAAGTCACTGACAATAAACAGAAGAAAATCATCTATTTTTCGGCAGAAGGAACGAAGCTGTTTGAATGCCCTCAGGAACGCTGCGTTGGCATTATGCAGAACGAGCGGGTCATCTACACTGAGAAAATTGAAGGCGCAGATGGAAAGCTGCAGAAGAGGTATGGCTATTTGAATGCCAAGGGTGAAAAGATAACCGAGCCGATTTTTCATAAAGCCCGTGAATTTTCCGAAGGGCTCGCCATCGTGACGATGGGCAAAGGCAGCGGCTACATTAATACAGCGGGCGAGCTCGTCATTCCTTATCAGTTCAGCAGTTCAGCCAACTTTTCAGATGGCATGGCCGTAGTCGGATATTTGAAAAAAAGCAAGGATGGCATATCAATCAAATACGGATTTATTGATAAAACCGGAAAGCTAGTTATTCCTGCGCGCTATAATTATGCCGATTCGTTTACGGATGGCGCCGCACGCGTGTCTTCTGAGGACACCTACGGTTTTATTAACAAGAGCGGCGAGTTTCTGTTTGAGCCCAATTACACCGCTGTTCAGCCTTTCTCAGAGGGCCTTGCCTACGTTGAACGCAATGGCAAATCCTTTTTCGTCGATAAACAAGGAAAAAGAGCTACCATGAACGTGAGTTCCAGCGGCCCTTTCTCAAACGGACTAGCCCCTGTTCAAGCAGGCTCATCCTTTGGTTATATCAATCAGCAAGGTGCTTATGCGATCAAACCTGCGGCTGCATATAGCTATGCCGAGCCATTCCGGGGAGAGCTGGCTGTCGTCGAGCTCCGCGAAAATGCTAAAATGAAGACGCCCGCTATGAAAGCCTACATCAATAAGACAGGCGCAATCGTTTGGAACAATATTGAAGACGTGAAATGGCAGAGCTAG